One part of the Apus apus isolate bApuApu2 chromosome 11, bApuApu2.pri.cur, whole genome shotgun sequence genome encodes these proteins:
- the HSBP1 gene encoding heat shock factor-binding protein 1, whose protein sequence is MAETDPKTVQDLTAVVQTLLQQMQNKFQTMSDQIIGRIDDMSYRIDDLEKNIADLMTQAGVEELEGENKTPAANKS, encoded by the exons ATGGCCGAGACCGACCCCAAGACCGTGCAGGATCTCACCGCCGTG GTGCAGACACTGCTTCAGCAAATGCAGAACAAATTTCAGACCATGTCTGACCAAATTATTGGaagaa TTGATGACATGAGCTACCGCATCGATGACCTGGAGAAGAACATCGCGGACCTGATGACGCAGGCGGGAGtggaagagctggaaggagaGAACAAGACCCCTGCTGCTAACAAGAGTTAA